From one Pontibacillus sp. HMF3514 genomic stretch:
- a CDS encoding Gfo/Idh/MocA family protein, translated as MIKWGILGAANIAKKALIPAIQRTEDSEVVAIASSSGKEKEVQEQFDIEKAYGSYEELLQDSEIEAVYIPLPNHLHKKWVFEAAEAGKHILCEKPASLTHQDVVEMIEICNENNVQFLEAFMYQFHPQHQRVKELIAEGEIGEVEYLRASFSFSFDRSKYNIRLDKEKGGGALWDVGCYGTHTAINVLDSNPIEHTVKSSLDNKYGVDVTSLVTLRMENGSMAQVDCSFNAPLRHQYEVLGTKGTIQIPFAYRPDANEHKGIVKVSTQNGSYEETIIGDQYKLQVETFTQAVQQNESLQSYHDKTFENIKLLEQLYKH; from the coding sequence ATGATCAAGTGGGGAATCCTGGGAGCTGCAAACATTGCAAAGAAAGCACTTATCCCAGCAATACAGCGTACAGAAGACTCTGAAGTTGTAGCAATTGCAAGTTCAAGTGGAAAAGAAAAAGAAGTCCAAGAGCAATTTGATATAGAAAAAGCATACGGGTCATATGAAGAGCTCTTACAAGATTCTGAGATTGAAGCGGTATATATTCCTCTTCCGAACCATCTACATAAAAAATGGGTATTTGAAGCGGCCGAAGCAGGCAAGCATATTTTATGTGAAAAGCCAGCATCTTTAACACATCAAGATGTGGTGGAGATGATTGAGATATGCAATGAGAATAATGTGCAGTTTCTTGAAGCGTTTATGTATCAGTTCCACCCTCAACATCAGCGAGTGAAAGAATTAATCGCTGAAGGTGAAATCGGAGAAGTGGAATACTTGCGTGCTAGCTTCTCTTTTAGTTTTGATCGCTCTAAATACAACATTCGCCTGGATAAAGAAAAAGGCGGAGGAGCTCTTTGGGATGTAGGATGCTATGGTACACATACAGCCATTAATGTATTGGATAGTAATCCTATTGAACATACTGTTAAATCTTCTTTGGATAATAAGTACGGTGTAGATGTTACATCACTTGTAACGTTAAGAATGGAAAACGGATCTATGGCTCAAGTAGATTGTAGCTTTAATGCGCCACTTCGTCATCAATATGAGGTACTTGGAACGAAAGGGACCATTCAGATTCCTTTTGCTTATCGTCCAGACGCTAATGAGCACAAAGGTATTGTAAAAGTGAGTACTCAAAATGGTAGCTATGAAGAAACTATTATTGGGGATCAGTACAAATTACAAGTGGAGACATTTACACAGGCTGTTCAGCAAAATGAATCTTTACAGTCTTACCACGATAAAACATTCGAGAATATTAAATTACTTGAACAACTTTATAAACATTAA
- a CDS encoding nitrilase-related carbon-nitrogen hydrolase has translation MSISRPFPVAAIQYNPKLNRRNANIRELKKYVREAAEKGAKLIVTPEMATTGYHYLDRSAISSYVDTIPGLTTAQFAEIAKEYNTYIVIGMAEVDLETGLYYNSSALVGPNGYIGKYRKIHQWVVETYWSCWGDIGCPVYETDIGNIAMIICQDSTYFESARLAAVNGADILCFPTNSSSASISMLQHWAEMNGLYIVSANRSDKEEDFNMVGLSSVWSPYGEKLAEAPMTIDEEDPSPYILEGSIDPAQFANPAKSRMLERRMESYKELMLFLGPWDYTKNTHARNIKAASIQYEPEIGNKEVNLTKVKQLVRDKVEEDVNLIVLPELSVIGPMELQKKQDIEPYAETDDGPIVQEMKKLAQEVEAYIVFGFAEKELPHFYNSALFISPEGEVIGKHRKIHLDHWDERWATPGKRIMVTPVNGFGRVGMMIGYDATFPEVAGVLAVKRADMICIPASWTGDYGVELSMNQDVFPNPYPKGTVSTWDAVAKGAQSYTIVSNFVGSKYGFKGRSAIYNLDQNYTNDQTVIASGEQEEVLVNAFQTMKTDWWLDQENLILTRRTAYYKPLVTREPPFL, from the coding sequence ATGTCTATATCTAGACCATTTCCAGTAGCAGCCATTCAATACAATCCGAAGTTGAACCGACGTAATGCGAACATTCGCGAATTGAAAAAGTATGTTCGAGAAGCAGCTGAAAAGGGTGCCAAACTCATTGTTACTCCTGAGATGGCTACAACGGGTTATCATTATTTAGATCGTTCCGCTATTTCCTCCTATGTAGATACGATTCCGGGGTTAACAACTGCGCAGTTTGCCGAGATTGCTAAGGAATACAACACGTATATTGTTATTGGTATGGCAGAAGTTGATCTTGAAACGGGGTTGTATTACAACTCCTCAGCTCTTGTTGGCCCAAATGGATATATAGGAAAGTACCGCAAAATTCATCAGTGGGTCGTTGAGACCTACTGGTCTTGTTGGGGAGATATCGGTTGTCCAGTTTACGAAACGGATATTGGTAACATCGCCATGATTATTTGTCAGGATTCTACGTACTTTGAATCCGCACGACTAGCAGCTGTAAATGGTGCTGATATTTTGTGTTTCCCAACGAATTCATCTAGTGCCTCCATCTCGATGTTGCAGCACTGGGCAGAAATGAACGGCCTCTATATCGTTAGTGCAAACCGTTCTGACAAAGAAGAAGATTTTAATATGGTCGGTCTTAGTTCTGTATGGTCACCTTATGGGGAAAAGCTTGCCGAAGCGCCAATGACAATTGATGAAGAAGATCCTTCCCCATATATTTTAGAAGGAAGCATTGATCCAGCTCAGTTTGCAAACCCTGCAAAATCTCGAATGTTAGAGCGTCGTATGGAGTCTTACAAAGAATTAATGCTCTTTTTAGGTCCATGGGATTATACCAAAAACACACATGCACGAAATATCAAAGCCGCTTCAATACAATATGAACCAGAGATTGGCAATAAAGAAGTAAACCTGACAAAAGTGAAGCAGCTTGTAAGGGACAAAGTCGAGGAAGATGTAAATCTCATTGTCCTCCCTGAACTTTCTGTAATTGGTCCGATGGAATTACAAAAAAAGCAAGATATAGAGCCATACGCTGAGACAGATGATGGACCTATAGTGCAGGAGATGAAAAAGCTAGCACAAGAGGTAGAGGCTTATATCGTATTTGGATTTGCCGAAAAAGAATTACCTCACTTTTATAATAGTGCGCTATTTATAAGTCCTGAAGGTGAAGTTATTGGGAAACATCGTAAAATTCACTTAGATCATTGGGATGAGCGTTGGGCCACACCAGGAAAAAGGATTATGGTTACCCCTGTAAATGGCTTTGGGCGTGTTGGAATGATGATTGGATATGATGCTACATTTCCAGAAGTAGCAGGTGTCTTAGCTGTTAAACGCGCGGATATGATTTGCATACCTGCAAGCTGGACGGGGGACTATGGAGTTGAACTGTCGATGAATCAAGATGTATTCCCGAATCCTTATCCAAAAGGTACAGTCTCTACCTGGGATGCTGTAGCGAAAGGGGCTCAATCCTATACCATTGTTTCTAACTTTGTTGGATCGAAGTATGGATTCAAGGGTCGAAGTGCTATATACAACTTGGACCAAAACTATACCAATGATCAGACAGTAATTGCTTCAGGTGAACAAGAAGAAGTACTTGTTAACGCATTCCAAACAATGAAAACAGACTGGTGGTTGGATCAGGAAAATCTCATTTTGACCCGTCGTACAGCATACTATAAACCGTTAGTAACGAGAGAACCACCGTTTTTGTAA
- a CDS encoding MFS transporter: MKGKKWDLFALAAIPLLMTLGNSMLIPVLPIIEREIDITSFQSSLIITIYSIIAIPLIPISGYLSDKLGRKKVIIPSLIIVGVGGAISAYAAWHMKNPFTVILIGRFIQGIGASGAFPVVIPTVGDMFKDEEEVSKGLGIIETSNTFGKVLSPILGALLAAVLWFLPFIAIPILSGLAIILVMILVKVPKEKNQEPKQSFQAFIHVIQDLLRENAKWLTSVFLAGCIFMFVLFGFLFHFSSILEDDFKILGYKKGLFLAVPLLFLCVASYIAGNKIGEHKVLMKWIILIGSGVAVVAFLFVQGKESLLSYFILLSIAGTGIGVALPCLDAFITEGIPKEERGTMTAVYSSMRFIGVAAGPPVTALLMKSFPSILYYSFAGFVFLSLVISFLGIRPSKS, from the coding sequence ATGAAGGGTAAGAAATGGGATTTGTTTGCATTAGCAGCTATCCCTTTATTAATGACGTTAGGGAATTCTATGCTAATTCCTGTGTTACCCATTATTGAACGTGAAATTGATATCACGTCTTTTCAGTCGAGCTTAATTATTACCATTTATTCGATTATAGCAATCCCCCTCATCCCAATCTCCGGATACCTATCTGATAAGCTCGGTCGGAAAAAAGTCATCATCCCTAGCCTTATTATTGTTGGAGTTGGAGGAGCCATTTCAGCTTATGCAGCTTGGCACATGAAGAACCCTTTTACTGTTATATTGATCGGACGATTTATTCAAGGAATTGGTGCTTCAGGTGCATTCCCAGTCGTAATCCCAACCGTAGGAGACATGTTTAAGGATGAGGAAGAAGTAAGCAAAGGCCTTGGCATTATCGAAACTTCTAACACATTCGGCAAGGTTCTAAGTCCGATCTTAGGTGCACTATTAGCCGCAGTCCTATGGTTCCTACCATTTATCGCTATCCCCATTTTATCTGGATTAGCCATTATTCTTGTCATGATCTTAGTAAAGGTTCCAAAAGAAAAAAACCAAGAACCTAAACAATCTTTTCAAGCATTCATTCATGTTATTCAAGATCTACTAAGAGAAAATGCCAAATGGTTAACTTCGGTTTTTCTTGCAGGGTGTATTTTTATGTTCGTTTTGTTTGGGTTTTTATTTCATTTCTCAAGTATATTAGAGGATGATTTTAAAATATTAGGTTATAAAAAAGGCTTATTTTTAGCCGTACCTTTACTCTTTTTATGTGTGGCTTCTTATATTGCTGGTAACAAAATTGGCGAACATAAGGTTTTAATGAAGTGGATTATTTTAATTGGAAGTGGAGTAGCTGTTGTTGCGTTCCTTTTTGTACAAGGCAAAGAAAGTCTGCTTAGTTATTTCATTTTATTATCCATTGCAGGTACTGGCATTGGAGTAGCGCTCCCTTGTCTAGATGCTTTTATAACGGAAGGCATCCCAAAAGAAGAGCGTGGGACTATGACCGCAGTGTACAGTTCTATGCGTTTTATAGGTGTAGCAGCTGGTCCTCCTGTTACCGCTCTACTAATGAAATCATTTCCTTCCATCCTTTATTATAGCTTTGCTGGATTCGTATTCCTTAGCTTAGTTATAAGCTTTTTAGGTATAAGACCTTCTAAATCTTAA
- a CDS encoding sensor histidine kinase, which yields MLELFLPMLERLGIIVTVAFIITRFRFFRELIDQKTLHPQQQYMAILFFGLFGVIGTYTGITYDTSSSLFGNVVYDLGESEAIANSRVIGIVAAGLFGGYRIGVGSGLIAGLHRFSLGGFTGFACGVSAVVAGLISGFFHKKNQPLKLKTALLVGALAETVQMLIILGIAKPFAMAWDLVQEIGLPMIMANGVGSALFLLIIRNVLAEEEKAGAIQAQKALKLAESTISYLRTGLNSNSAQNVCKMIYEEVNVSAIAMTDHQTILAHVGKANDHHQSGEPIQTDATKEVLHSGKMLIANHASIQCKIPECPLGAAVIAPLKRRNEVIGTLKFYVRSEKEISNVLLELIQGLNALLGQQLEIAEAEKSKELAREAEVKALQAQINPHFLFNSLNVIVSLTRTKPDRARSLLIALSKFFRQNLSATTKTWTSLSEELKHVKSYLLIEETRFEDKLQVEYEVDESAMNAKIAPLTLQPLVENCIKHGIKNKDGIGKILVRIMEKENDILVSVQDNGIGMSKEELSRLGEKRVDSSQGTGLGIYNVNKRLEYMYGYTSTLQIHSEPNNGTIISFVIPKNYQEDRYE from the coding sequence ATGCTTGAATTATTTCTTCCTATGCTTGAACGTTTAGGAATTATTGTCACCGTAGCCTTTATCATTACAAGGTTTCGCTTTTTCCGTGAATTAATCGATCAGAAAACCCTTCACCCTCAACAACAATATATGGCCATTCTGTTCTTTGGTCTCTTTGGTGTGATTGGTACATATACAGGGATTACTTATGATACCTCTTCCTCCCTATTCGGCAATGTTGTCTATGACCTTGGAGAGTCGGAAGCTATAGCGAATTCACGCGTAATTGGCATTGTAGCCGCGGGGTTATTTGGTGGTTATCGCATTGGTGTTGGAAGTGGTCTTATTGCGGGATTACATCGCTTCTCACTTGGAGGCTTTACAGGATTTGCATGTGGTGTATCAGCCGTTGTGGCTGGTCTTATTTCTGGATTTTTTCATAAAAAGAATCAACCACTTAAGCTGAAAACTGCTCTACTAGTTGGTGCATTAGCTGAAACGGTTCAAATGTTAATTATACTCGGTATAGCTAAACCTTTTGCGATGGCGTGGGACCTCGTACAAGAGATTGGCCTTCCGATGATTATGGCAAACGGAGTTGGATCAGCTCTATTCTTACTCATCATTCGGAATGTTTTAGCTGAAGAAGAAAAGGCCGGAGCCATCCAAGCCCAGAAAGCATTAAAGCTGGCTGAATCTACAATCTCTTATCTGCGAACGGGATTAAACTCTAATTCTGCCCAAAACGTGTGCAAGATGATTTATGAAGAAGTCAACGTCAGTGCTATTGCCATGACAGATCACCAAACCATCTTAGCCCATGTTGGAAAGGCAAACGACCATCACCAATCAGGAGAACCTATCCAAACAGATGCCACAAAAGAGGTGCTTCATTCAGGAAAAATGTTGATCGCAAACCACGCCTCCATCCAATGTAAAATTCCTGAATGTCCTTTAGGTGCTGCAGTTATTGCACCTTTGAAGCGTAGAAATGAAGTTATAGGTACACTGAAGTTCTATGTGCGATCAGAAAAAGAAATTTCAAATGTCCTACTAGAATTAATTCAAGGACTAAATGCTTTATTAGGACAACAACTTGAGATCGCAGAAGCAGAAAAGTCTAAAGAATTAGCCCGAGAAGCAGAAGTGAAGGCACTCCAAGCACAGATTAACCCTCATTTTTTGTTTAATTCGTTAAACGTGATCGTGTCTTTAACCCGTACAAAACCAGATCGTGCTCGCTCATTACTTATTGCACTTTCTAAGTTTTTCCGCCAAAACTTAAGCGCTACAACGAAGACATGGACCTCTTTATCTGAAGAACTAAAGCACGTAAAATCTTATTTACTAATTGAAGAAACACGATTCGAAGATAAGTTACAAGTTGAATATGAAGTGGACGAGAGTGCCATGAACGCCAAAATTGCTCCTTTAACACTCCAACCTCTCGTTGAGAACTGCATAAAACATGGTATTAAAAACAAGGATGGAATCGGAAAAATCTTAGTTAGAATTATGGAAAAAGAAAACGATATTCTAGTTTCTGTTCAAGATAATGGAATTGGAATGAGTAAGGAAGAGCTTTCTAGACTAGGTGAAAAGAGAGTAGACTCTAGTCAAGGTACTGGACTTGGAATCTATAACGTAAACAAACGCTTGGAGTATATGTATGGTTATACTTCAACTCTTCAAATTCATAGTGAACCGAATAATGGCACGATCATTTCATTTGTTATTCCTAAGAACTATCAGGAGGATCGATATGAATAA
- a CDS encoding LytTR family DNA-binding domain-containing protein, which yields MNKPITVLVVDDERFSREELIYLLEQHESIKVIGEAESGDTALMKAIQTQPDAIFLDIDMPKMDGMEVAKSVLELKKVPQVIFATAYPDYAVEAFRHEALDYLLKPFDEEQLTETIKRIHSRFTKPNTNHSRTTPPSKLPIEGEDGIIYISPDDILYVSREERVTKIVTKDRTFETKWPLKDVEERLQAFTFFRIHKSYLVNLRHIERLIPWFNGAYQLELQGIDEKLSVSRNYIKELREQLEL from the coding sequence ATGAATAAACCAATCACAGTTCTCGTTGTAGATGATGAACGTTTTAGTAGAGAGGAACTTATTTACTTATTAGAGCAACATGAATCCATCAAAGTCATTGGTGAGGCTGAATCAGGAGATACTGCCCTTATGAAAGCTATTCAGACTCAACCTGACGCCATTTTCCTAGATATAGACATGCCTAAAATGGATGGAATGGAAGTAGCAAAATCTGTCCTAGAGCTCAAGAAAGTACCTCAGGTTATATTCGCTACCGCATACCCTGATTATGCTGTAGAAGCTTTTCGTCATGAAGCATTGGACTATTTATTAAAGCCCTTTGATGAGGAGCAATTAACTGAAACCATAAAACGTATTCATTCAAGATTCACAAAACCAAACACAAATCATTCAAGAACAACACCCCCATCAAAGTTACCTATAGAGGGAGAGGATGGAATTATATACATATCTCCAGATGATATCCTTTATGTTAGTCGAGAAGAAAGAGTAACGAAAATCGTTACGAAGGATCGTACTTTTGAAACGAAGTGGCCTTTAAAAGATGTGGAAGAACGACTACAGGCATTTACTTTTTTCAGAATCCATAAGAGCTATTTAGTCAATTTAAGACACATTGAAAGACTAATCCCTTGGTTTAACGGTGCTTACCAGTTAGAACTTCAAGGGATAGACGAAAAGTTGTCTGTTAGTCGAAACTATATTAAAGAACTCCGTGAGCAACTGGAATTGTAA
- a CDS encoding carbon starvation protein A, giving the protein MVTFLVSIALLIIGYFTYGKYVEKTFGVNTGRPTPAYSNQDNVDYLPMGKKKNALIQLLNIAGVGPIFGPILGALYGPVAFLWIVLGAIFAGAVHDYLTGMISIRNRGAHLPELAGKFLGKVMKHVVNAFAILLLVLVGTVFVTAPADLLHSMTSSWLTLPIILAAIFVYYLVATLLPIDKIIGRFYPAFGALLLISAIGVGAGLVFTGAPIPELSFTNMHPDNAPIFPLLFLTISCGALSGFHATQTPIISRTTQQEKQGRRIFYGMMIAEGIIAMIWAAAAMSLFNGSAGLNEVLASGGPAAVVSEVSKSMLGAVGGTLAVLGVIVLPITSGDTAFRSARMIIADYINVTQKKVANRLWIAVPMFVISFMLTKIDFTLLWRYFSWANQSTAVIALWVGATYLFLSRKNYWIAAVPATFMTMATFSYILNADIGFNLPMNISYVVAAFITVGIVAAFFNHARRSLQRNIPLEEEWRDIA; this is encoded by the coding sequence ATGGTAACTTTTCTAGTGAGTATTGCACTATTAATCATTGGTTATTTTACGTACGGTAAATATGTAGAAAAGACGTTTGGAGTAAATACTGGACGACCTACCCCAGCCTATTCCAACCAAGATAATGTGGATTATCTTCCAATGGGGAAAAAGAAAAACGCACTCATTCAGCTATTAAATATTGCAGGTGTTGGTCCGATTTTCGGTCCAATTTTAGGAGCCCTTTATGGTCCAGTTGCTTTTCTGTGGATTGTTTTAGGCGCAATCTTTGCAGGAGCTGTTCATGACTATCTAACAGGTATGATCTCGATTCGTAATAGAGGGGCACACTTACCAGAGTTAGCAGGGAAGTTTCTTGGGAAGGTTATGAAACACGTCGTTAATGCTTTTGCTATTCTACTTTTAGTACTAGTTGGTACGGTGTTTGTAACTGCACCAGCAGATTTGCTTCATAGTATGACAAGCAGTTGGTTAACACTACCGATTATTTTAGCTGCGATCTTTGTCTATTATCTAGTTGCTACATTACTTCCTATTGATAAAATTATTGGACGTTTTTACCCAGCTTTCGGGGCACTTCTTTTAATTAGTGCCATTGGTGTCGGTGCTGGACTTGTGTTTACAGGAGCACCAATCCCTGAGTTGTCCTTTACGAATATGCATCCTGATAACGCACCAATCTTTCCACTACTATTCTTAACGATTTCTTGTGGAGCACTATCCGGATTCCATGCAACACAAACACCAATCATTTCACGTACAACCCAACAAGAAAAACAAGGTCGTCGTATTTTTTACGGCATGATGATTGCCGAAGGTATTATTGCTATGATTTGGGCTGCTGCAGCTATGAGTCTATTTAACGGATCAGCTGGTCTAAACGAAGTATTAGCAAGCGGTGGTCCTGCTGCAGTTGTAAGCGAAGTATCGAAGTCTATGCTTGGAGCAGTAGGTGGAACGTTAGCGGTTCTTGGCGTTATTGTTCTTCCAATCACATCTGGGGACACTGCATTCCGAAGTGCACGTATGATTATTGCGGACTATATTAACGTAACACAGAAAAAAGTAGCAAATCGTCTATGGATCGCAGTACCGATGTTTGTCATTTCGTTCATGCTGACTAAAATCGATTTCACGCTTTTATGGCGCTACTTCTCTTGGGCAAACCAATCAACGGCTGTCATAGCCCTTTGGGTTGGAGCAACATACTTGTTCCTTTCTCGAAAAAATTATTGGATTGCTGCAGTACCAGCAACATTCATGACGATGGCAACTTTCTCTTATATTTTAAATGCTGATATCGGGTTTAATCTCCCTATGAATATCTCTTATGTCGTTGCTGCATTTATTACTGTAGGGATTGTAGCCGCTTTCTTCAATCATGCTCGCCGTTCTTTACAACGAAATATTCCGCTTGAGGAAGAATGGAGAGACATTGCGTAA
- the thiD gene encoding bifunctional hydroxymethylpyrimidine kinase/phosphomethylpyrimidine kinase → MTLPRVLTIAGSAAQGSAGIQADLKTFQERDVYGMSAITAMVANNAKTEQGIFTNPIDAIEAQVYAAHEHVGLDSAKTGMLFTEDIIVRVSELIRELSIPNLVVDPVMIGKMGSQLLKDEAIESFKELMLPLANVITPNRMEAARLTSVESIDSVQDMKEAAIQIKDMGPAYVLVKGGPLTENATDILYDGEQFFEIESDKIETIHTSGAGCTYSAAIAAELAKGKTVEEAVQIAKQFITYAIQHSLSFNRGIGSTHHGAMRKYKK, encoded by the coding sequence ATGACATTACCACGTGTATTAACGATAGCAGGATCCGCAGCTCAAGGGAGTGCTGGAATTCAGGCTGATTTAAAAACATTTCAAGAAAGAGATGTTTACGGAATGAGTGCGATAACCGCTATGGTGGCAAACAATGCCAAGACAGAACAGGGGATATTTACTAACCCAATCGATGCAATCGAAGCACAAGTGTATGCTGCTCATGAGCATGTAGGACTTGATTCTGCTAAAACAGGAATGCTTTTTACAGAGGATATCATCGTTCGTGTCTCTGAACTCATAAGAGAATTATCCATACCTAACCTTGTAGTTGATCCAGTGATGATTGGAAAAATGGGATCGCAATTGCTGAAAGATGAAGCCATCGAATCTTTTAAAGAACTTATGCTTCCCCTTGCAAATGTAATTACCCCGAACAGAATGGAAGCAGCACGCTTAACTAGTGTGGAAAGTATAGATTCTGTCCAAGATATGAAGGAAGCTGCTATACAAATAAAAGATATGGGACCAGCATATGTGTTAGTAAAAGGTGGACCATTAACGGAGAATGCGACAGATATTTTATATGATGGGGAGCAGTTTTTTGAAATTGAGTCCGATAAAATTGAAACCATTCATACTAGCGGAGCCGGTTGTACTTACTCAGCCGCAATTGCAGCAGAGCTTGCCAAAGGGAAGACAGTAGAAGAAGCGGTTCAAATAGCTAAGCAATTTATTACGTATGCGATTCAGCATTCACTTTCCTTTAATAGAGGTATTGGGTCTACGCATCATGGTGCAATGAGAAAATATAAAAAATAA
- a CDS encoding Cof-type HAD-IIB family hydrolase, whose protein sequence is MNKDIKLIALDMDGTLLNNEHEISSENLAAIKKAKDQGFHVVISTGRSLSTCKEIIEPLGESAYLVTINGGEIYDQNFELIERNSFDPKDVRKLWDLTQKHQAFFWSSTVQGRFNSEEPFAKEVEDYEWIKYGFNFEDEELRDTVLEELKGHDSFEVTNSSPLNLEINPAGINKATALRKVSKWLNITMDNVMAVGDSLNDIAMIREAGFGVAMGNAQDVIKDEADWVTGSNLEHGVAQAIERVLEK, encoded by the coding sequence ATGAATAAAGATATCAAACTCATCGCTTTAGATATGGACGGAACATTATTAAATAACGAGCACGAGATCTCTTCAGAAAACCTAGCTGCTATCAAAAAAGCAAAGGATCAAGGCTTTCATGTGGTGATTAGCACTGGACGTTCTCTTTCTACGTGCAAGGAAATTATTGAACCCTTAGGAGAATCCGCTTATCTCGTCACGATTAATGGCGGCGAGATTTATGATCAAAACTTTGAGCTTATCGAGCGAAATTCTTTTGATCCAAAAGATGTACGTAAGCTTTGGGATCTTACACAAAAGCATCAGGCCTTTTTCTGGTCCTCAACTGTTCAAGGGCGTTTCAACTCTGAAGAGCCTTTTGCAAAGGAAGTTGAAGACTATGAATGGATCAAATATGGCTTTAATTTTGAGGATGAAGAGTTACGTGATACCGTTTTAGAGGAGCTAAAGGGTCACGATTCTTTTGAGGTAACGAACTCAAGCCCTCTTAATCTTGAAATTAATCCAGCTGGTATCAATAAAGCTACAGCCTTACGTAAAGTAAGTAAATGGCTGAACATTACTATGGATAACGTCATGGCTGTTGGAGATAGCTTAAATGACATCGCTATGATCCGCGAAGCAGGATTTGGCGTTGCTATGGGGAATGCTCAGGATGTTATTAAAGATGAAGCAGATTGGGTAACTGGCTCAAATCTTGAACATGGCGTAGCTCAGGCTATTGAACGTGTTTTAGAGAAATAA